The Paludibacter jiangxiensis DNA segment AGAAGGCATCAGCAATGCATATTCCAGAATTGAAAAGAAATTGGATGCCCGGGTAATGAATTGGGGACTTACAAATTCAGAAAAGAAAGCCATTCTTTCGCGTATCAGAGGAACCGTAAATTATTCTGATTTTGTAGGATGTGATTTCGTGATTGAAACAATTCGTTACGACGATAATACCGGCATCAGAAGCATTGACCGCCGTAAAGAAGTGTTCAAAAAGCTGGAAGGAGTTCTCAATCCCGAAGCTATTATCGCTTCCAATGTTTCTACTATTGTTGTAACTGAATTGTCTAACGAACTGGAACATCCGGAACGCTGCGTAGGAGTACACTTCCTTACCAACGTCCCCGACTCGCATGTTCTGGAAATCGTGAGAGGTTTATATACGTCAGAAAACACTTTTGAAAAAGTATGCCGTTTTGCCGAACTGATTAATTACGATTTTATTTCAGTATCCGAATCGGTAGGATTGGTTAGTCTCCGTATGTTTCTGATAATGCTCAACGAAGCATGCTCTATTGTGATGGAAGGTATTTCTACTGTTGCCGATGTTGACAAAGTGCTTACCGTCGGTTTTGGTCACCGTCAGGGTGTTTTCCGTACTGCCGATCAATTGGGAATTGAAAAAATTGTGCCGTTGATGGAAAATCTTTTCAACGAATACGGTAACATTAAATACAAGGCATCTCCGCTTTTACTTCGCTTGTATCGTGCTAAACATTATGGCATTCGTAATGCAAAAGGTTTTTATCAGTATGATGAAAACGGAAAAATCATCCAATAATCATTAAAATCAAAGACATGAAGATTTTAGTACTGAATTGCGGAAGTTCTTCCGTTAAATATAAACTGTTCGACATGGAATCTAAAACCATTCTCGGACAAGGTGGCGTTGAAAAACTGGGAATGCAGGGATCTTTCCTGAAACATACCCGTCCTGATGGGCAAAAAGTTACACTTGAAGGTGAAATACTTACTCACTCTATCGCTGTAGAATATATTCTGGGCGTTTTATTGAGTGAAAAACATGGAGCCATCAAGTCTCTTGATGAAATTGATGCCGTTGGACACCGTTTGGTGCATGGTGGGGAAACGTTTAATAAAAGCGTACTCATCAACGACGAAGTAATTTCAAAAATTGAAGAATGCATAGAGATTGCCCCACTCCACAACCCACCCAACCTGGCCGGTATTAACGCTATTCGCGAATTATTGCCCAATGTTCCTCAGGTAGGCGTTTTTGACACGGCATTTCACCAGACTATGCCTTCGTATGCATACATGTACGGTATTCCCTACTCGCTCTACAAAAAATACGGAATCCGTCGTTACGGCTTTCATGGAACAAGCCACCGCTATGTTTCGAAGCGTGCCTGCGAACTACTTGGTCTCGACGTAAACAATTCGAAACTGATTACTTGCCATATTGGTAATGGCGGTTCAATTACTGCCATCAAAAATGGAGAATCAGTAGATACGTCAATGGGCTTTACTCCGGTAGAAGGCCTGCTTATGGGAACCCGTTGCGGAGATATTGATCTAGGAGTGGTTACTTTCCTTATGGACAAAGAAATGCTGGGCACTGATTCGGCATCTACCCTATTCAACAAACACAGCGGCTTACTGGGCATCTCCGGGGTGTCTTCTGATATGCGCGATGTAAATCAAGCCGTTAAGGATGGTAATGAACATGCCAAACTGGCACTGGACATGTACCACTATCGCATCAAAAAATATATCGGAGCTTACATGGCTGCTTTAGGTGGTGCCGATGCCATCGTATTTACGGGAGGTGTAGGTGAAAATGGAGACAACTCCAGACTTCAGGCATGTGCCGGCCTCGAATTTTTGGGCATCAAAATTGACCCAGCAGTGAATGCTACCGTTCATGGAGAAGAACACATTATCAGCACGCCTGATTCAGCAGTAAAAGTAATTGTGGTTCCAACAGATGAAGAATTTATGATTGCTTCTGATACGATGGAAATAGCAGGAAAATAAGGCCTCAAGCCATTTCTGATAAATAAAAACGGTACAATTTGAAATTTTTCACTTTGTGCCGTTTTTTATTGATACCACACCAGACTCTTCATTTTTATTGTATTTTTGTGCATATACAAACAAATCACTCCTAATCAATGGAAACACAACCCTCACCTACCCGCTACGAAAATAAAGTTCCCTATGTACAGTGCGGAAAAAGCGGCCTCGTTCTACCCCGGATATCATTAGGTTTATGGCATAACTTCGGTGATGTTGACGATTTTAGCGAAGCAACCAAAATGATCCAGTTTGCATTCGATAATGGTATAACTCACTTTGATCTGGCCAATAATTACGGACCTCCGGAAGGAAGCGCTGAAGAAAATTTCGGAAAGATTCTTCATCATTACTTACCCGGATACCGCGACGAAATGATAATATCCACAAAAGCAGGACACAGGATGTGGCCTGGCCCGTACGGCGACGGAGGATCTCGTAAATATCTTATCGCCAGCTTAAACCAAAGCCTGAAAAGGATGAAGCTGGATTACGTGGATATTTTTTATTCTCACCGGTATGATCCGAATACTCCTCTGGAAGAGACCATGAATGCATTATCTGACATTGTGCAACAGGGGAAAGCATTGTATGTCGGAATATCGAAATACCCGGTAGATAAAACAATTGAGGCCTACTCTATACTGAAAGCAAATGGAACTCCATGTCTGATCCATCAGGACAGATACAGCATGTTATCACGAGACATAGAAGAGGGAATTCTACAAGCTGCGGATGATCATGGCGTGGGATTTATCGGGTTTTCTCCTTTATATCAGGGGGTATTGTCTGACAAATATCTTCACGGTATCCCTGATAATTCACGAGCCGCAAAATCAACAGGCTTTTTACAACGCAGTCAGATATCGCCCGAAATTTTGGACAAAGTTACCGCTCTTAATGCCATTGCAATCCAGAGAGGCCAGACGTTGGCACAAATGTCATTAATTTGGTGCTTACGACACCCGACTGTTACCTCTGTTATTGTCGGCACTAGCTCCTTAAAGCAATTGCAGGATAACATTGACGCGTTGCACTACCCGCGCCTGTCTGAAGAAGAAATCGCTCAGATAGACACAATACTTCAACAAAAATAGAACCCTCGTTCTCTTGATTTGAAGAATCAAACATAAAGCAATCGGAGCTTAATGGCTAACTTGAAAGCCATTAAACTTGACCAGAACGTAAATTCACATAAAAGTAGCATTAAAGCTTCAACATAAGAAAAAATGCTATCTTTACAGCGTGCATTTACGTTCTTGTTGTATTCAGGATACTCTTATTTCGCATCAGTCCTGATACAATTACTCTAAATTCTTCTAAATTTTACAACTATGGCAATCAAGAAGTTTATCCTCGACACCAATGTCATTCTACATGACTATAAATGCATCTACAATTTTCAGGAAAATGATATTTATATTCCCATAACTGTACTCGAAGAGCTTGATAAGTTTAAAAAAGGGAATGATGATATTAATTTCAATGCCAGAGAGTTCTCCCGGGATCTCGATTTACTGGCTGACAATTCCATTTTCACCAAAGGTGTAAGTCTGGGAGACAGCTTGGGTAAATTGTATATCGTAACTTCATACGACTATCCGGAAGCCTTGCAACAAACTTTCTCTGAAAAAACGCCCGATCATCGCATTCTGGCAGTAGCCTATCAACTACAGAAAAAGTATAAAAACACCATCTTCATTTCGAAAGACATCAACCTTCGATTAAAAGCTAAATCTCTGGGAATTGTTGCAGAAGATTATATTTCGGACAAGGTTACAAGTGCTGATATTTTCGATAAAAAACATGCCACATTCTCTCACGTAGAAGCCCATCTCGTGGATGATCTCTATAAATCAAAAGAGGGTATTCCTGTGGAAAAATTCAGTTTTTGTTCCGACATTGAACCGAACGAGTGTTTCATCATCAAAAGCAGTAAATCAGGCGTTCTGGCTCGTTATAATTCTTTCAATCAGAAGGTTGAACGGGTTGAAAAGAACAAGGTATTTGGTATTGAACCCCGCAATGCTGAACAAGCCTTTGCGTTTAACGTAATGCTGGACAATAATATTAAACTGGTTGCGCTTACGGGAAAATCAGGAACCGGAAAAACACTGCTTGCCCTTGCTGCGGCTTTGGAACAACAGGAAAATTTTCAGCAAGTATTACTTGCTCGCCCTATTGTTGCTCTTGGAAATAAAGATTTGGGCTACCTTCCCGGCGATGATAAGCGCAAAGTATCTCCCTATATGCAACCTTTATTTGACAACCTGAATGTCATTAAGCATCAGTTTAATTATCAGGGAAAAGAAGTCTATAAAATTGAGGAAATGCAGCGCGAACAGAAGCTGGTTATAGAAGCGCTGGCGTATATTCGCGGGCGGAGTCTGAGCAATACATTTTTTATTGTTGACGAGGCCCAGAATCTTACGCCACACGAAATCAAGACTATCATTACAAGAGCCGGAGAAGAAACCAAAATTATTTTTACCGGGGATATTCAACAAATAGACCAACCTTATCTCGACATGCACTCTAATGGACTGGTTTACATGATTGACCGTATGCGTGGCCAAGAGCTCTTCGCTCATATAAACCTTACTAAAGGAGAACGAAGCGCTCTCTCAGAATTAGCCAGCAACCTATTATAATATCACCAAAAACTTGGAATTGATTATTTCAATAACTATATTTGCCGGTCAATTTATTTAAAATAAATACAATTTTACAAACATAACTCTCTAAATTCTGGTGTAGTCGCCTAACAATCAATTTTATTTGCGCATGGAAACACTCGATTTATCTATCATTGACTGGTCTCGTGCCCAGTTTGCAATGACCGCTATGGATCATTGGATTTTCGTACCGTTGACATTGAGCCTTGGTTTTATTATGGCTGTAATGGAAACCGTATATTACAAAACAGGTAAAGCCGAATGGCAAACAATGACAAAGTTCTGGATGCGTCTTTTTGGCATCAACTTTGCCGTGGGGGTAGCCGGAGGTTTAATCTTAGAGTTTCAATTTGGCACTAACTGGTCCAATTATAGTTGGCTTGTTGGCGATATTTTTGGAGCCCCGCTTGCTATTGAAGGTATAATGGCCTTTTTCCTGGAATCAACTTTCTTTGTTATCATGTTTTTTGGCTGGAACAAAGTCAGCAAAGGCTTTCACCTCGCAGCAACCTGGCTCACATGGTTTGGTGCCACATTATCTTCATTATGGATTTTAGTCGCAAATGCCTGGATGCAATATCCTACAGGTACTTCCTTCAATATAGATACAGTTCGCAGCGAAATGACCGATTTTTGGGCTGTACTCTTCTCTCCGATGGCAATGAATAAATTTTTTCATACCGTTACATCGTCCTGGATTGTGGGAGCTACATTTGTAATCGGTGTCAGTTGCTGGTATCTGATGAAAAAACGCAATATTGAGTTTGCACATAAAAGCATACGAATAGCTGCTGCTTTTGGTTTATTGGGTATAATACTGGCTATGTACAGTGGTGACGGTTCGGCTTATCAGGTAGCGCAAAAACAACCTATGAAACTCGCCGCAATGGAAGGTCTTTATCAGGGACATAACGGAGAAGGATTAGTTGCCATGGGTATCCTGAATCCGGCAAAAAAAGAATATAACGATGCTACAAATCCGTTTCTTGTTAAAATAACCGCTCCGAAATTGCTCTCTTTTTTAGCTTTCAGAAATTTTGACGCCCACGTTCCCGGCATTAAAGACTTATTGGATGGCGGCTATCTGGAAACAAAACCTGACGGTCAGGCTGTCAAACCTGTCACAACAGACGAAAAAATTGTGTTCGGCAAAATGGCTCAAAATGCTCTAAAAGGCTATAAATTAGCTCAAAAAGAACACAATGATTCTCTGGCCGCTGTGAATAAGGCTGTTTTTGCAGCTACATCCCCCTACTATGGTTACGGTTATATTAAAGATAAAAAACAGTTGATTCCGAATGTACCGCTTACTTTCTATTCATTCCGTTTCATGGTAATTTTCGGAGGCTTTTTCCTCTTATACTTCATCTTCATTCTATACATCCGTCGCAGAATTGAAAACATGAAATGGCTTCAGAAGTTTGCATTATGGGCTATTCCCCTGGCTTACCTTACTTCTTTCTCTGGTTGGATTGTTGCTGAAGTCGGACGCCAGCCCTGGGCAATTCAGGATCTTTTACCAACATTTGCAGCTGTATCCAGCATACCCGTGAGCTCTATCCAGACAACATTCGCATTTTTTGCCATACTGTTTATCGTCCTTTTCATTGCCATTGTAAGCATTATGGTGCACGAGATTCGCAAAGGGCCTGAACACATACAATAAGGTCCATTGTAACTGATAAACACTATCGATTAAACAATTTTAATTCAATAATTATGGATTACGCTTTTTATCAAGAATATTGGTGGTTTTTAGTATCGTTGCTCGGTGCCATACTGGTCTTCCTGTTTTTTGTTCAGGGAGGACAATCCTTGCTGTATACCATTGGGAAAACCGACGAAGAAAGAACGCTTATGGTAAATTCTATTGGAAGAAAATGGGAATTTACATTCACTACGCTGGTTACTTTTGGGGGCGGATTTTTTGCCTCTTTTCCGCTTTTTTATTCCACCAGCTTTGGAGGTGCCTATTGGCCCTGGATGCTTATTTTGATTTGCTTTGTGCTACAAGCTTTCAGCTATGAATTCAGAAAAAAAGAAGGCAATATTCTGGGTCATAAAACATATGAAGCTTTTTTGCTTCTCAATGGATTTGTCGGATTATTGCTATTTGGAACCGCAGTGGGAACTTTCTTTACTGGCAGCGAATTTATTGTGAACAAAGAAAATATCTATCAACCGTTGATGCCGGTAATTTCGACATGGCAAAACCCGTTACATGGCCTTGAAGCTGTAGCTAACCCTCGTAATGTACTACTCGGACTTGCTGTTTTCTTCCTTGCCAGAGTGTTGGGCAGCCTTTATTTTATCAACAACATACGCCACGTGGCTATTAATGCACGCTCCCGGAAACAGGTATTAATCAATTCCATTCTGTTTTTGGTCACATTCCTTGCCTTTTTCATATGGACACTATGTGCCAAAGGCTTTGCAGTACATCCTGAAACCGGAGAAGTTTACATGCAAAACGCTAAGTATTTCCACAACTTAATAGAAATGCCACTGATTGGGATTATGTTGCTTGTCGGCGTTGTAGCCCTTCTATATGGCATTGGTATCGGAGTGTTCTGCTCTCGCAGCACTAAAGGAATCTGGTTTGCTGGTTTAGGTACAGTATTAGCTGTATTATCGTTGCTGTTAATTCTTGGCTATAACAATACGGCCTTCTACCCATCGGTTTCAGATTTACAAAGTTCACTCACGATTCGAAACAGTTCTTCAAGTCTCTTTACATTAAAGGTAATGAGCGTTGTTTCTCTTTTTATTCCGGTAGTTTTGGCCTACATTTTTTATGCATGGCGAATGATGGATAAAAAGCAAATTGATACCAACGACCTCAAAGACAATCATAACCCTCAGTACTAAACACTGACGCAAATTTCAGAAAGCGTAAGTATGGTAAAACTACCCTGCTTACGCTTTTTTTATTTCATCCTTCTAGCATAAAAACCTAACTTTGCTATAGATTATAACCCTACACATTTAAAAATATGACAGAAAAATCTACGTTATCTTCATACAATAGCATTTCGAATAATCCGTTCTTACATCCATTCGATACCCCACACGCAGCTATTCCATTCAATGAAATCAAGCTCGAGCACTATTTGCCGTCATTTCAGGAAGCCATTCGCATACATGAATCCGAAATTGATGCTATTGTTGGAAACAAAGATGTCCCCACGTTTCAAAATACAATTGAAGCCCTCGAAAATTCAGGACGTTTACTTTCTCTTGTAACAAATACATTCTTCAACCTTAACAGTGCTGAAACGACTGATGAGATGCAACAACTTGCAGAAGAGATTTCTCCGATGCTGACCGATCATTCCAATAATATCTCATTAAATGCACAGCTTTTTGAAAGAGTGAAACAGGTATTTATTCAAAAAGATTATTTGGAATTAGTCGCAGAACAACAAACCTTATTACAAAAGACATACGACAGCTTTGCCGATAACGGAGCAAATTTGAATGATACGGATAAAATTACGTATCGAAACCTCACGGAAAAACTTGACACCGCGTCTTTGACCTTCGATAGAAATATTCTGAAAGAAGTCAACGACTATTCCCTGATTATTTCAGATAAACAGCGGTTAACCGGACTATCTGACGACTATCTTGAAGCTGCTGCTGCAAAAGCCTCGGCAAAAGGACAAAATGGATGGCTACTTGACTTGACAGCTCCGAGTTATGTGCCAGCCATGAAATTTTTAGATAACCGGGAGCTGAGACAGCAACTTTACATGGCATTCTGCACAAAAGGAATTCATAATGACGCCAATGACAATCAGGAAATAATTCGCTCTATTGTGAATAACAGACTGCAACTTGCTCAATTATTAGGTCATAAGACATATGCAGAATATGTACTGAAAGATAGAATGGCCGAAACGAGCGACAATGTATACAAGCTTCTTAATGAGCTGTTAACCGCCTATAAACCTGTAGCCGATAAAGAAATAGAAGCTGTGCAGAAATATGCTGCAAGTCTAGGATTTACAGAACAATTAAAGCCTTGGGATTGGGCTTACTATGCAGAAAAGCTCAAGGATCAAACATTCACTTTCAATGAAGATTCATTGCGTCCGTATTTTGAACTCAACAATGTAATTACGGGAGTCTTTGGCTTAGCAACTAAATTATACGGAATTACCTTCAAAGAAAACACGAATATTCCCGTATATCATCCGGAAGTGAAAACGTTTGAGGTATTTGATCAGGATGGACAATACCTTGCCCTACTCTACACAGACTTCTTTCCCCGACAAGGAAAGCGACCAGGTGCATGGATGACAGAATTCAAAGGCCAATGGAAAGACGGAGAGGACAATCATCGTCCTCATATTAGTCTGGTGATGAATTTTACCCGTCCTACAAAAACAAAACCAGCCCTTCTTTCCTTCGATGAAGTGAAAACATTCCTTCATGAATTTGGACATGCCCTACATGGCATTTTTTCCAACACAATATATCTATCACTCTCGGGGACGTCTGTATATCGCGATTTTGTAGAATGCCCCTCGCAGTTCATGGAAAACTATGCTGTTGAAAAAGAATTCCTTGATGATTTTGCATTCCAGTATCAAACGAAGGAATTAATCCCTTTTGAAATGATTCAAAAAATCAAAAATGCTGAAAATTATAACATAGGATACCAATGCATACGTCAATTGAATTTTGGATTCATCGATATGGCATGGCATATGCTAGAAAAAGACTTCTCAACTAATGTGATTGAATTTGAAAAACAAGCTGAAAAGCAGACTCAATTATTACCTTCTCTTGAAAACACGTGTATTAGCTCGGCATTCGGACATATCTTTTCAGGTGGGTATGCCGCCGGATACTACAGCTATAAATGGGCTGAAGTACTGGCTGCTGACTCTTTTGCAGCCTTTCAAAATGCCGGCATCTTTAATCAGGACGTAGCTAATTCTTTCCGCAATAACATTCTTTCCAATGGAGGATCCGAAAAGCCGATGACCTTATACAAACGATTCAGAGGGCAGGACCCTTCCATTAATGCTTTGTTAATTGCCAATGGGATTACGCTTCATACCACAAAATAAAAATTTGAATAGAATAAAACAAATCCATTCTTAACACTTCAAAAGGTATTTAATCAATAAACGTTCAATATTTCGCGCTAATATTTAAAGTCAAAATGTTTAATATAAGTAAAAATAGAATCATTTTGATTCATTTTTCATTCTTAATTATCGCATAATCATTTGTAATAATGAGCATTTGTGGAATTTTAGCGCCTATATCTTATTGATTGTTTGTATTTTCACAAATTGTTATTCAATCCTTTTTTGATTTGATTTTTTTTAACTATATACGGAAAGTGTGATATAAAATTAGCGCTATCTTTGCCTTAAGTATTTTTGACGGTTTGTTCAAAAAACCACGATTTTTCTACATTTCACCCTTGTTCGTATGAAAGAAAAATTATTTTCTTCTAAAAAATTGACAACAAATTCCCGCATTAAGAATTCTAATTTTAAGGAAATATTCTTAGGCTTTCTATAGAGTATAAAGTGAAAAAATCAAGCTGTTGTTTAATTAAAATTTTTTGAAAAATGAAAAAAATTATCACATGTGGATTGCTACTCTTTGCTTTCATTGCAGTAGCAAATGCTCAAGCTGACAAAAAAGCCGATGCAAAAGATGCAAAAGCTACTTTTCAGCCAGGTTGGTATATGAGTCTCTATACCGGTTACAATTTATTTTTAGGTGAAGGAAGTAACATTTTTAAAAGCGGAAACTCTATCAATTTCAGAAATGATGGTGGTGTGCTTTCTACTTTCGGATTAGGTTACGATTTTAATCCGGTTATTGGCTTACGTGGCGAATTAGGCTGGGCGCGTCATGGCTGGCAAGGCTACAATGCGTACACAAAAGTAAACAATCCTGATTGGTGGAGCGTTAACTTTACCGGTGATCTGACAGTAAACTTGAGCAACTGGTGGGGTGGTTACAATCCTGACAGAATTTTTGATGTCACTGCATTTGGTGGCATTGGCTTAGGTGTTCGTTCTGCGAATCAAGTTGCAGCAAAAAAGCAATTAACTCCTATTGTACGCGCAGGTTTACTTGGAAGCTTCCATCTTTCAAAACAATTTGACCTGAACGCAGAAGTAGCAACCAACGCTGTTCGCGATGGATTCAACGGCGTAAAAGCTGGTCTTTTCTTTGATGATTTCACAGCTTTCCAGGTTGGTTTTACATACCACTTCAAAGCTACATCTAAAGCAGCTCCCACACCTGCTCCAGAACCAGTAATCCAAATCAAAGAAGTTGTAAAACACGATACTGTATTTGTTAAGGTTCCCGCTCCTAAAGTAACAAAAACTGTTACAAAGGAATTTTCTAAAGAAATTTTCTTTGGCTTTGACAATTCAAGCTTAAATGACCTTAACAAGAAAGCGACAATTGAAGAAACTGTTGCATTCCTGAAAGCTAATCCTGATGCAAAATTAACCGTTGATGGCTATGCTGACAAAAATTCAGGCAGCAAAGCATACAACCTGAAATTAAGCAAAAAACGTGCTCAGGCTGTTGCAAAAGCAATTACAAAAGCTGGAGTAGACAAAAGCCGCTTAACAGTTGTTGGACACGGTGTCATTCCACAACTTTATAAAGAAAAAGCTAAAAACCGTCTTACTACATTGAAATCTTCTTACCAAGTAGTAGAAGTTCAATAATAATATAAACTCGAAAAGCTCTAAGAGGATGTTCAATCGAACATCCTCTTTTTTTTTATAAACCACTCCTACCACTGTACAAGGGTCATTCCGGACAAGCAATTCTGCTATCAATACATTTGCAAAACCACACCCAACCAGCATTCAACTAAACGTTGCATTTAAATACTCGTTGATGTAAATCAAAAAAAGCAGAGCTTTTGGCTCTGCTTTGCTTTATATAAGACATTATATTTTATTCAATATCTGGCAATGTAATATTGATATTGAGTTCTTTAAGCTGAGATTCTTCTATTTGAGAAGGCGCTCCACTCATTACATCCCTACCCGAGTTATTCTTTGGAAATGCAATACAGTCACGAATGCTGTCCAATCCTGCAAAAAGAGATACACAACGATCCAATCCAAAAGCCAGTCCTCCATGAGGTGGTGCTCCATATTTGAATGCATCCATAAGGAATCCGAACTTGTATTGTGCCTCTTCTTCTGAAAAGCCCATTAAACGGAAAATTTTATGTTGAAGCTCACTACTGTGAATACGAATAGAACCTCCGCCAAGTTCAACGCCATTTATAACCATATCATAAGCGTAAGCTCTGACTCTACCTGGATCTGATTCCAGGTATGGAGTATCTTCTAAATTCGGAGATGTAAAAGCATGATGCATAGCGTAAAAACGCTGTGTATCTTCATCCCATTCAAACAAAGGAAAGTCAATTACCCACAAAGGCGCAAATTTATTTTTATCGCGCAAGCCCAAACGACTCCCCATCTCTAAACGCAATTCACACAACGCTTTTTGTGTTTTTACTTTGGATCCGGCCAAAATCAGAATCAAGTCACCCGGCTTAGCATTCATTGCTTCTGCTATCTTCTTAAGATCATCAGCAGTGTAAAATTTATCTATAGATGATTTGATTGTGCCGTCTGCTTCGTACTTAATATAAACCAACCCCTTTGCTCCAATTTGAGGACGTTTTACAAAGTCGGTCAATTCATCAAGTTGTTTTCTGGTATAAGTTGCACAACCTTCAGCACATATACCTCCTACGTATTCAGCGCTGTCGAATACGACAAAATCGTGCCCCCCGACAAACTCTTTCAATTCAACAAAAGTCATTCCAAAACGAATATCCGGCTTGTCCGAACCATATAACCTCATAGCATCAGCGTATGTAATGCGAGGCAAAGAATCAATCGTAATGTCTTTTACATACTTGAAAAGATGAATCATCATCCCTTCAAACAAATTGAGCACATCTTCTTGCTCTACATATGACATCTCACAATCTATCTGAGTAAATTCAGGCTGACGATCAGCACGCAAATCTTCATCTCTGAAACATTTTGCTATCTGAAAATAACGGTCAAAGCCTGAAACCATCAATAATTGCTTATACAATTGAGGAGACTGAGGCAAGGCATAAAATTCACCAGAATTCATTCGGGATGGCACCACAAAGTCACGAGCTCCTTCTGGTGTCGATTTAATTAAAATGGGAGTTTCTACTTCCAGAAAGTTTTGTTGATCGAGATAACGACGCACTTCAAAAGCTATACGATGTCTTAACTCCATATTTTTACGAACGGAAGAACGGCGTAAATCAAGATAACGATACTCCATTCTCAGGTCATCACCTCCATCCGTATCATCCTCTATAGTAAATGGCGGTGTTTTAGATTCGTTTATGATATTTAATTCACTTACAATTAACTCAATATCACCCGTAGATAAATTCGGATTTTTATTACTTCGCTCTGCAACTTCACCTTTGACCTGAATAACCCATTCACGTCCCATGCGATTTGCTTTTTCGCACAATTCAGCATTAACATCCTGATTAAAAACTAATTGGGTAACTCCATAACGATCGCGCAAGTCCACAAAGGTCATACCTCCCATTTTACGCGTTTTTTGTACCCAACCGGCCA contains these protein-coding regions:
- a CDS encoding 3-hydroxyacyl-CoA dehydrogenase family protein, with amino-acid sequence MSQLPNEPIENYGLSHKDRKRTLFSRIGVVGCGKDGSIIATIAASRGMEVVFLEPTEEGISNAYSRIEKKLDARVMNWGLTNSEKKAILSRIRGTVNYSDFVGCDFVIETIRYDDNTGIRSIDRRKEVFKKLEGVLNPEAIIASNVSTIVVTELSNELEHPERCVGVHFLTNVPDSHVLEIVRGLYTSENTFEKVCRFAELINYDFISVSESVGLVSLRMFLIMLNEACSIVMEGISTVADVDKVLTVGFGHRQGVFRTADQLGIEKIVPLMENLFNEYGNIKYKASPLLLRLYRAKHYGIRNAKGFYQYDENGKIIQ
- a CDS encoding acetate kinase, giving the protein MKILVLNCGSSSVKYKLFDMESKTILGQGGVEKLGMQGSFLKHTRPDGQKVTLEGEILTHSIAVEYILGVLLSEKHGAIKSLDEIDAVGHRLVHGGETFNKSVLINDEVISKIEECIEIAPLHNPPNLAGINAIRELLPNVPQVGVFDTAFHQTMPSYAYMYGIPYSLYKKYGIRRYGFHGTSHRYVSKRACELLGLDVNNSKLITCHIGNGGSITAIKNGESVDTSMGFTPVEGLLMGTRCGDIDLGVVTFLMDKEMLGTDSASTLFNKHSGLLGISGVSSDMRDVNQAVKDGNEHAKLALDMYHYRIKKYIGAYMAALGGADAIVFTGGVGENGDNSRLQACAGLEFLGIKIDPAVNATVHGEEHIISTPDSAVKVIVVPTDEEFMIASDTMEIAGK
- a CDS encoding aldo/keto reductase — translated: METQPSPTRYENKVPYVQCGKSGLVLPRISLGLWHNFGDVDDFSEATKMIQFAFDNGITHFDLANNYGPPEGSAEENFGKILHHYLPGYRDEMIISTKAGHRMWPGPYGDGGSRKYLIASLNQSLKRMKLDYVDIFYSHRYDPNTPLEETMNALSDIVQQGKALYVGISKYPVDKTIEAYSILKANGTPCLIHQDRYSMLSRDIEEGILQAADDHGVGFIGFSPLYQGVLSDKYLHGIPDNSRAAKSTGFLQRSQISPEILDKVTALNAIAIQRGQTLAQMSLIWCLRHPTVTSVIVGTSSLKQLQDNIDALHYPRLSEEEIAQIDTILQQK
- a CDS encoding PhoH family protein — encoded protein: MAIKKFILDTNVILHDYKCIYNFQENDIYIPITVLEELDKFKKGNDDINFNAREFSRDLDLLADNSIFTKGVSLGDSLGKLYIVTSYDYPEALQQTFSEKTPDHRILAVAYQLQKKYKNTIFISKDINLRLKAKSLGIVAEDYISDKVTSADIFDKKHATFSHVEAHLVDDLYKSKEGIPVEKFSFCSDIEPNECFIIKSSKSGVLARYNSFNQKVERVEKNKVFGIEPRNAEQAFAFNVMLDNNIKLVALTGKSGTGKTLLALAAALEQQENFQQVLLARPIVALGNKDLGYLPGDDKRKVSPYMQPLFDNLNVIKHQFNYQGKEVYKIEEMQREQKLVIEALAYIRGRSLSNTFFIVDEAQNLTPHEIKTIITRAGEETKIIFTGDIQQIDQPYLDMHSNGLVYMIDRMRGQELFAHINLTKGERSALSELASNLL
- a CDS encoding cytochrome ubiquinol oxidase subunit I, translating into METLDLSIIDWSRAQFAMTAMDHWIFVPLTLSLGFIMAVMETVYYKTGKAEWQTMTKFWMRLFGINFAVGVAGGLILEFQFGTNWSNYSWLVGDIFGAPLAIEGIMAFFLESTFFVIMFFGWNKVSKGFHLAATWLTWFGATLSSLWILVANAWMQYPTGTSFNIDTVRSEMTDFWAVLFSPMAMNKFFHTVTSSWIVGATFVIGVSCWYLMKKRNIEFAHKSIRIAAAFGLLGIILAMYSGDGSAYQVAQKQPMKLAAMEGLYQGHNGEGLVAMGILNPAKKEYNDATNPFLVKITAPKLLSFLAFRNFDAHVPGIKDLLDGGYLETKPDGQAVKPVTTDEKIVFGKMAQNALKGYKLAQKEHNDSLAAVNKAVFAATSPYYGYGYIKDKKQLIPNVPLTFYSFRFMVIFGGFFLLYFIFILYIRRRIENMKWLQKFALWAIPLAYLTSFSGWIVAEVGRQPWAIQDLLPTFAAVSSIPVSSIQTTFAFFAILFIVLFIAIVSIMVHEIRKGPEHIQ
- the cydB gene encoding cytochrome d ubiquinol oxidase subunit II; translated protein: MDYAFYQEYWWFLVSLLGAILVFLFFVQGGQSLLYTIGKTDEERTLMVNSIGRKWEFTFTTLVTFGGGFFASFPLFYSTSFGGAYWPWMLILICFVLQAFSYEFRKKEGNILGHKTYEAFLLLNGFVGLLLFGTAVGTFFTGSEFIVNKENIYQPLMPVISTWQNPLHGLEAVANPRNVLLGLAVFFLARVLGSLYFINNIRHVAINARSRKQVLINSILFLVTFLAFFIWTLCAKGFAVHPETGEVYMQNAKYFHNLIEMPLIGIMLLVGVVALLYGIGIGVFCSRSTKGIWFAGLGTVLAVLSLLLILGYNNTAFYPSVSDLQSSLTIRNSSSSLFTLKVMSVVSLFIPVVLAYIFYAWRMMDKKQIDTNDLKDNHNPQY